From the Flavimarina sp. Hel_I_48 genome, one window contains:
- a CDS encoding glycoside hydrolase family 28 protein, with the protein MKYTANLIILSSCAMLLLFVNCKSKNQQSSGDTALSKNDSIWNQADKIIDAITVPQFLDKTFNIVDYGAVADGTTNNSEAIKEAISACNEAGGGKVIVPEGKFLTGPIHLKSNVNLYTEEGAEILFSKNKKDYLPVVHTSYEGVELMNYSPLIYAYDQKNIAVTGKGVFNGQANNENWWPWSGAERYGYQEGKPQQRDAHNLPRLRKMNEEGTSVEQRNFGAGHQLRPSFFEPFECENVLVQGVTFTNAPFWIMHPIKCKSVTVDGVTARSQGPNNDGCDPEYSRNVLIKDCLFDTGDDCIAIKSGRNNDGRRVAIPSENIVVQNCEMKDGHGGVVMGSEISAGVRNVFVRNCKMDSPNLERAIRIKTNTLRGGFVEGVYVKDIQIGQVKEAVLKINTHYGIYENQEGEFIPEIRNIYLENITVENGGEYGLLIQGRAEAPVENINLTNVIIKSTKTPVLIEHANKINYKNTTINGVSYE; encoded by the coding sequence ATGAAGTATACTGCAAACCTGATAATTTTATCCTCCTGTGCAATGCTGCTGTTGTTTGTGAACTGCAAAAGCAAAAATCAGCAAAGTTCGGGTGATACGGCCTTATCAAAAAATGACTCCATTTGGAACCAGGCCGATAAAATTATCGATGCGATCACGGTCCCGCAATTTCTGGATAAAACGTTTAATATAGTTGATTATGGTGCCGTAGCAGACGGTACTACCAATAATTCCGAGGCTATTAAGGAGGCGATCTCAGCCTGCAATGAGGCGGGTGGTGGTAAGGTGATCGTTCCCGAGGGGAAGTTCCTCACCGGTCCCATCCATTTAAAAAGTAATGTGAATTTATATACTGAGGAAGGAGCGGAAATTTTATTCAGTAAGAATAAGAAAGATTATTTACCCGTGGTACATACCTCTTATGAGGGTGTGGAACTGATGAATTACTCCCCATTGATTTATGCTTATGATCAGAAGAATATAGCGGTGACCGGAAAAGGTGTTTTTAACGGTCAGGCCAATAACGAAAATTGGTGGCCGTGGTCTGGTGCAGAACGTTACGGATATCAGGAAGGTAAGCCTCAACAAAGGGATGCACATAATTTACCGCGTCTCAGAAAAATGAATGAAGAAGGAACCTCTGTTGAACAGCGCAATTTTGGAGCAGGGCATCAACTCAGACCTAGCTTTTTTGAACCCTTTGAATGCGAAAACGTTCTCGTTCAGGGTGTAACTTTTACCAATGCTCCCTTTTGGATCATGCACCCCATTAAATGTAAAAGTGTTACTGTAGATGGAGTGACCGCTAGGAGCCAGGGGCCCAATAATGATGGTTGCGATCCAGAGTATTCTAGAAATGTTTTGATTAAAGATTGCTTATTTGACACCGGTGACGACTGTATTGCTATTAAATCAGGTAGGAATAACGACGGCAGAAGGGTTGCGATCCCCAGCGAGAATATCGTTGTTCAAAATTGTGAAATGAAGGACGGTCATGGCGGTGTTGTCATGGGGAGTGAAATCTCAGCTGGTGTTCGCAATGTTTTTGTACGAAATTGCAAAATGGATAGCCCTAATTTGGAACGTGCCATTCGTATAAAAACCAATACGTTACGTGGTGGTTTTGTTGAAGGTGTTTATGTAAAAGATATACAAATAGGGCAGGTGAAAGAAGCGGTTTTAAAAATAAATACACATTATGGAATTTATGAAAATCAAGAAGGGGAATTTATCCCTGAAATCAGAAATATTTATCTCGAAAATATAACCGTGGAAAATGGAGGGGAATACGGCCTCTTAATTCAGGGTAGGGCAGAAGCCCCTGTTGAAAACATAAACCTGACTAATGTCATCATAAAAAGTACAAAAACACCCGTTTTAATTGAACACGCCAATAAAATTAATTATAAAAACACCACTATTAATGGTGTGTCTTACGAGTAA
- a CDS encoding DUF4861 family protein, protein MKKINFILFLAVLTAISCRQEQKKESKTPQKQAKTTEKPDKNSKTYAELAIRKGDDWKPEKFGGGEFMNVDSLQLPEGHKDHAYYIRYEGPGWENAQVGYRMYLDWRNAIDIYGKKVDTLVLPYVGQDDYEAYHHESPWGQDILKAGKSLGIGGFGRFMNDTVAHFRNVKKTVAYVENDANVSKVKINYDGWKTGDKSIDLDAQLEIFPSGRFTKATLIPSAALEGLCTGIVKFDDVPAIQKKSKDGSWGYIATYGTQTLVNDTDKLGMVIFYKTAQVGNILKGNDDHLVVFKPSNETITYYFSGAWEQEHDGIKTEEDFIASIDENLATLATNGKLE, encoded by the coding sequence ATGAAAAAAATTAACTTCATACTATTCCTGGCAGTTTTAACGGCAATAAGCTGCAGGCAGGAACAAAAAAAGGAATCAAAAACACCTCAAAAGCAGGCAAAAACTACCGAAAAACCTGATAAAAATTCTAAAACGTACGCAGAATTGGCAATCAGGAAAGGCGATGACTGGAAACCCGAGAAATTTGGGGGAGGGGAATTTATGAATGTGGATTCCCTGCAATTGCCGGAAGGACATAAGGATCACGCCTATTATATCCGCTATGAGGGCCCAGGTTGGGAAAATGCGCAGGTAGGCTATCGGATGTATCTTGATTGGCGCAATGCCATTGATATTTATGGTAAGAAAGTAGATACTCTGGTTTTACCTTACGTAGGGCAGGATGATTACGAGGCTTACCATCACGAGTCACCCTGGGGGCAGGATATTCTCAAAGCTGGTAAAAGTTTGGGGATTGGTGGTTTTGGCCGGTTTATGAATGATACCGTAGCACATTTTAGAAATGTAAAAAAAACAGTCGCATATGTAGAGAATGATGCGAATGTGTCTAAGGTAAAAATTAATTATGATGGATGGAAAACCGGAGATAAATCAATAGATCTTGATGCTCAATTGGAGATTTTTCCCTCGGGGAGATTTACTAAAGCAACATTGATCCCATCCGCAGCCTTAGAAGGTCTTTGTACGGGCATCGTAAAATTTGATGACGTTCCCGCAATCCAGAAGAAGAGTAAGGATGGTTCCTGGGGTTATATTGCAACTTATGGAACCCAGACCTTAGTTAATGATACTGATAAACTGGGCATGGTGATTTTTTATAAAACCGCTCAAGTTGGTAATATCCTAAAAGGCAATGATGACCATCTAGTTGTTTTTAAACCTTCCAACGAAACGATTACCTATTATTTTTCTGGCGCTTGGGAACAAGAACATGATGGTATTAAAACAGAAGAAGATTTTATTGCAAGCATTGATGAAAATCTAGCTACGCTTGCAACAAACGGAAAATTGGAATAA
- a CDS encoding glycoside hydrolase family 105 protein, whose protein sequence is MNYKNGKFLIKFGAVFMVFLTINACKNAENSNNKAESVEEKQEVAISENLKWSERMMLSEIKRFPEASKLDFTDAPRWSYTNGLVLTAAKRVYEQTNKQEYYDYIYAYADTMITSEGDIRTYDLKKQNLDMIKSGDVLLYLYPKTKEERFLTALKALRSQLESQPRTADGGFWHKERYTQQMWLDGLYMAEPFYAHYTKMFDEEDTARKAYDDIVHQFDLIQEHTLDAKTGLLYHGWDSSKEQKWADKETGTSPNFWSRAMGWYGMAIVDVLDYLPKEHSGRDKLIEYLNQYAEAVTKVQDEETGLWYQVLDQGDRDGNYLEATGSSMFAYAFAKGANKGYLDKKYKDVAQKAYDGLIDNLIKVEDDGTVNLTQCCAVAGLGGDPYRDASYEYYINEEIRSNDPKGTGPFIMASLELNR, encoded by the coding sequence ATGAACTATAAAAACGGAAAGTTTTTGATAAAGTTTGGTGCAGTTTTTATGGTTTTTTTGACCATAAATGCATGTAAAAATGCTGAAAATTCGAATAATAAGGCTGAAAGTGTAGAGGAAAAACAAGAAGTGGCCATTTCTGAAAATTTGAAATGGTCTGAGCGTATGATGCTTTCAGAAATCAAGCGTTTCCCCGAAGCTTCAAAACTGGATTTTACAGACGCCCCACGTTGGAGTTATACTAATGGACTGGTACTTACTGCCGCAAAACGCGTTTATGAGCAGACTAATAAGCAGGAGTATTATGATTACATCTATGCGTATGCAGATACTATGATCACAAGTGAGGGCGACATAAGGACGTATGATTTAAAGAAGCAAAACCTTGATATGATAAAATCTGGTGATGTTTTGTTGTACCTATACCCAAAAACCAAGGAGGAACGTTTTCTAACAGCGCTAAAAGCGTTAAGAAGTCAGCTGGAGTCTCAACCACGCACAGCTGATGGGGGTTTCTGGCACAAAGAACGCTACACACAGCAAATGTGGCTTGATGGACTTTATATGGCTGAACCTTTTTATGCACACTATACCAAAATGTTTGATGAGGAAGATACGGCAAGAAAAGCTTACGATGATATTGTGCATCAATTTGATTTAATTCAGGAGCATACCTTAGATGCTAAAACAGGTTTGCTCTATCACGGCTGGGATTCAAGTAAAGAACAAAAATGGGCAGATAAGGAAACTGGGACTTCCCCTAATTTCTGGTCACGGGCCATGGGTTGGTATGGTATGGCAATCGTAGACGTGCTTGACTATTTGCCTAAAGAGCATTCTGGGCGTGATAAGTTGATTGAATACTTAAATCAATATGCAGAAGCGGTAACAAAGGTTCAGGATGAGGAAACGGGTCTGTGGTATCAAGTCCTTGATCAGGGAGACCGCGATGGTAATTATCTTGAAGCTACCGGGTCGTCTATGTTTGCCTATGCTTTTGCAAAAGGTGCCAATAAAGGATATTTAGATAAGAAATACAAAGATGTAGCTCAGAAAGCTTACGATGGACTTATTGACAATCTTATCAAAGTTGAAGACGATGGCACTGTAAATCTCACACAGTGTTGTGCAGTTGCTGGTCTGGGAGGTGATCCTTATCGTGATGCCAGCTATGAATATTATATAAATGAAGAGATTCGCTCTAACGATCCCAAGGGAACCGGACCATTTATTATGGCAAGTCTTGAATTGAACAGATAA
- a CDS encoding right-handed parallel beta-helix repeat-containing protein, whose amino-acid sequence MKSFLNILCSKLFLIFLMGVVTLSCSNNDDDAEGVDAIPDMASLVLPQNNTECEVGDVVANMASVAFEWNEATDAERYDLVITNLASQELTQRPNLTTTSIAVRLERGNPYTWKVISKNAVEDTTASESFRFYVAGEPGANNVPFPATLVSPASGATVSPVDGKVTLEWEGALTDTDEDPLTFTLFADTVDGNEEPPQEWKGLTETSIEIEVDPNAIYFWHVETSDGKNTAISNTYSFKTGDDTSSIVGKVVSTSQEVLDAIAAALPGENIYIRGGDYTFDSTIEINTSGSASNMISLLAYPDDDTRPRFDFSSMTENSSNRGVELEASYWHVKGIDIYKAGDNGMQVKGNNNIIEFCTFSECSDTGLQIDNGAANNTVLNCDSYFNADSSLENADGFAVKLNVGTGNKFVGCRAWQNLDDGWDGYLRGADNITTTYENCWAIKNGYLEDGSISGGDGNGFKTGGSDNKDLKHNAVYTSCMAVGNASDGFDHNSNRGEVTIYNASAYDNGRNYAFSNTNPLENLIIKNSNVLGDVGSINETTLDITNNSWMDGIETTVDDFESIDYAELTGSRKADGSLPDVSFFHLTSDSDLIDKGVDVGLPYNGSAPDLGAFEY is encoded by the coding sequence ATGAAAAGTTTTTTAAATATACTTTGTTCCAAATTGTTCCTGATTTTTCTTATGGGAGTTGTAACGCTGTCATGCTCCAACAATGACGACGATGCTGAAGGTGTTGACGCTATTCCAGATATGGCTAGTTTAGTTCTTCCACAGAACAATACAGAATGCGAAGTGGGAGATGTCGTTGCAAATATGGCCTCTGTAGCTTTTGAATGGAATGAAGCGACCGATGCAGAAAGGTACGATCTTGTGATCACAAATTTAGCGTCTCAAGAGTTAACCCAAAGACCAAACCTTACTACTACCTCTATCGCCGTTAGGCTCGAAAGGGGGAATCCATATACCTGGAAGGTTATCTCAAAAAATGCTGTGGAAGATACTACAGCTTCTGAATCGTTCAGATTTTATGTGGCGGGTGAGCCTGGGGCTAACAATGTTCCTTTTCCCGCTACGCTAGTATCACCTGCCTCAGGAGCTACGGTATCGCCCGTTGATGGTAAAGTTACACTTGAATGGGAAGGAGCATTAACTGATACAGATGAAGACCCATTGACATTTACATTGTTTGCAGATACTGTAGATGGCAACGAGGAACCCCCGCAAGAATGGAAAGGCCTCACAGAGACTTCTATAGAAATTGAGGTTGATCCTAACGCCATATACTTTTGGCATGTGGAAACCAGCGATGGAAAAAACACAGCCATAAGTAATACCTATTCTTTCAAGACTGGAGATGACACCTCTTCTATTGTAGGTAAGGTGGTAAGTACTTCTCAGGAGGTTTTAGATGCAATTGCAGCGGCCCTTCCAGGTGAGAATATCTATATACGTGGCGGAGATTATACTTTTGATTCCACAATAGAAATCAATACTAGTGGCAGTGCAAGCAATATGATCTCATTATTAGCATATCCTGATGATGATACCAGGCCAAGATTTGATTTTTCTTCAATGACAGAAAATTCATCTAATAGGGGGGTAGAATTAGAAGCTAGTTACTGGCATGTAAAAGGGATTGATATCTATAAAGCAGGAGATAACGGTATGCAGGTAAAAGGGAACAACAATATTATTGAGTTCTGTACTTTTTCTGAATGCTCAGATACCGGTCTTCAAATAGATAATGGTGCTGCGAACAATACCGTCCTGAATTGCGATTCTTATTTCAATGCCGATTCATCACTTGAAAATGCTGATGGTTTTGCAGTGAAGCTAAATGTAGGTACAGGTAATAAATTTGTTGGTTGTAGAGCATGGCAAAACCTGGATGATGGCTGGGATGGGTATTTAAGAGGAGCTGATAATATTACGACCACGTACGAAAATTGTTGGGCCATAAAAAACGGTTATTTAGAAGATGGCTCTATTAGTGGTGGCGATGGCAACGGCTTTAAAACTGGAGGAAGTGATAATAAGGATTTAAAGCATAATGCGGTTTACACAAGTTGTATGGCAGTAGGTAATGCATCTGATGGTTTTGACCATAATAGTAACAGGGGCGAGGTGACAATTTATAACGCATCTGCTTATGATAATGGTAGAAATTATGCTTTTAGCAATACCAATCCTCTTGAAAATTTAATTATCAAAAACAGTAACGTGCTAGGTGATGTAGGAAGTATCAACGAAACTACGCTTGATATTACAAACAACAGCTGGATGGATGGTATTGAAACCACTGTCGATGATTTTGAAAGTATAGATTATGCTGAGTTGACAGGATCTAGAAAAGCAGATGGAAGCCTCCCGGATGTCAGTTTTTTCCATCTAACGTCAGATAGTGATTTGATAGACAAAGGAGTGGATGTGGGCTTACCGTACAATGGTTCTGCGCCAGACTTGGGAGCCTTTGAATATTAG
- a CDS encoding polysaccharide lyase family 1 protein — protein sequence MKISRIKYLFFLTILLSGYGIQAQQLAFPTAEGFGRYTTGGRGGQVCIVTNLNDSGDGSLRDCVLKHGPRTIVFAVSGTIELKSNLDINRGNLTIAGQSAPGDGICIKNYPMKVKADNVIIRYMRFRMGDVDRVEDDAFGGRDQQNIILDHCSISWATDENASFYWNKNYTMQWCIISEALNNSIHHKGAHGYGGIWGGENASFHHNLIASNKSRNPRFSGSQTTKNPQGEYVDFRNNVIYNWGNNSIYGGEKGTYNLVNNYFKPGPATSHSKSDRIVEPYKPYGNFFISGNYMKGSEKVTKNNWDGGVQCDQPLEAKMDTAFTIEGNVNTQDAKTAYKLVLANAGASRKRDSVDRRIVESVKTGEPKFGDGIIDSQNDVGGWPKLNSEPAPKDSDQDGMSDSWEKKKKLDVNSDDSAKNSLDRNYTNLEVYMNSLVENDLSGLCK from the coding sequence ATGAAAATATCCAGAATAAAATATCTTTTTTTTTTAACCATTCTATTATCAGGTTATGGAATCCAGGCTCAACAACTGGCTTTTCCAACTGCTGAAGGTTTTGGAAGATATACTACTGGAGGTCGTGGCGGGCAGGTTTGTATAGTTACAAATTTGAATGATAGTGGAGATGGGAGTTTACGCGATTGCGTTTTAAAGCATGGGCCCAGAACTATTGTTTTCGCAGTGTCGGGCACAATTGAGCTAAAATCTAATCTTGATATTAATCGTGGCAATTTAACTATTGCTGGTCAATCAGCACCGGGCGACGGGATCTGCATTAAAAATTATCCGATGAAGGTGAAAGCTGATAACGTCATCATTCGATATATGCGCTTCCGCATGGGCGATGTAGACAGAGTGGAAGATGACGCCTTTGGTGGGAGGGATCAGCAAAATATTATTTTGGACCACTGCTCTATCAGTTGGGCAACCGATGAAAACGCATCTTTTTACTGGAATAAGAATTATACGATGCAATGGTGCATCATTTCCGAAGCCTTAAATAATTCTATCCACCACAAAGGGGCACATGGTTATGGTGGGATTTGGGGAGGCGAAAATGCATCTTTTCACCATAATCTTATTGCCAGCAATAAAAGTAGAAATCCACGATTTAGTGGCTCACAAACTACCAAAAATCCTCAAGGGGAATATGTGGATTTCAGAAATAATGTAATCTATAATTGGGGGAATAACAGTATCTATGGCGGGGAAAAAGGAACTTATAATCTGGTGAATAACTATTTTAAACCGGGTCCTGCTACTTCACATTCAAAAAGTGATAGAATTGTTGAGCCTTATAAACCTTATGGTAATTTCTTTATTTCAGGAAATTATATGAAGGGTTCAGAAAAAGTTACCAAAAATAACTGGGATGGTGGCGTACAGTGTGATCAACCTTTGGAAGCCAAAATGGATACCGCTTTTACTATTGAAGGGAATGTTAATACTCAAGATGCAAAAACTGCTTATAAACTGGTATTGGCAAATGCCGGTGCCAGTAGAAAAAGGGATAGTGTAGATAGGCGGATAGTAGAAAGTGTAAAAACGGGCGAGCCTAAATTTGGTGATGGAATTATTGATTCACAAAATGACGTAGGCGGATGGCCAAAATTAAATTCGGAACCGGCACCTAAAGATTCAGATCAGGACGGGATGTCTGATAGCTGGGAAAAAAAGAAAAAACTGGATGTGAATTCAGATGATTCTGCCAAAAATTCTCTGGATAGGAATTATACAAATCTGGAAGTTTATATGAATAGCTTGGTAGAAAATGATCTCAGTGGCCTATGTAAATGA